AGCAGGGCTTAATGAAGTTTCTCCCGAAACGTATTTAAAGCTACGGGACAATACTGAGTTATTAAAATATGAGTTACCGAATGACCCAAGTATTGCTGATGATTTTGTATACACAATATATAAAGATTTAGAATCAGGAGACTATTGGATCGTAAAACGTGGTGGGTTTGCTGGCGTAACTATTGTTTATGCAAGTACAACGACCAAACCTTAGCACGCCTGGTGCCATATGAAAAGCAGGGGCTCAGCTTCTTGGGCCAAGCAGCAGTGCTTTGCAACATAAGCCTATCATCAGAATGCCCCGCCTCTGGCCTTAGTAGCTTCATCAGTGAATCAGGTTGCGTCGATACCCTAAAATTTGAAACACTTGTCTTAGCTAATTTAGCCCATGAAGTTATTTACACATTATTTTCGCTTCTTACTTTTCACAAGTATATCTATATCCATTACAAGTGCAACGACGGTAATTCCATTCGAAGAGCTCATTGAGGGGGCGGATCTTATTGTTTATGGAGACATTTCGATAAACGAGAGTGAAACTCTCGAATTGATTTATAACGGTAGTGAATCACGATTATATGCATTTGGCATATTGCATTATAAAGGGCATGTCCCTATGGGATTGAGGAAAGAAGCCAAAAGTATGCCTGCTGGGTTCAAAGTCATTTTTGAGAGAAGCAACATGGACTCCTATTCTGCAATCAAGAATGGTCTTTGGTTGATTGAATATAGTAACTTACTCGATGTTTTCTACCTTAGATATCTCAGTCCTGGACCATATCCTAATCTAAGATCATATCTTGAAGGATTCAGAAAATCAGAAAAGACAACACCAACAGTAGAACCCTAGCACGCACAGTGCCATACTAAAAAACGTGAGCTCAGCTTCTCGGTCCAAGAGGAGGCGCTTTGCCACATAAGACCTATCTTCAGAATGCCTCAGCACACGGCCCCAGTGGCGAAGTGCTAACCAATAGTGCTAGCGCTGGAACACTCTTCGTTCCACAAACCCCTCTTGTTCCAACCTACGACGATGACGGCAATCTCACCCAGGATGGTCGCTGGTCCTACAGCTGGAACGCCGAGAATCGATTGATTGAGCAAGACACTTTAGCCTCGGCTGTGACTGCTGGTGCCGAAGATTATAGAGTCACCTATCAATATGATTATTTAGGTCGCATGTTTGAGCGCGTTGTCTATAAAGATGATGTCGTGGAAAGCACCGAACGTTTCATCTGGGACGGATACAATCAGGTCGCCAAAGTGGACGGCTTAGGCAATCTCTTGCAGACTTACCTTTGGGGTTTGGACTTGAGCGGCACATTACAAGACGCTGGAGGCGTCGGCGGATTGCTTTCTGTCACGGACTCAACAGGAACATCGGATGAAACCTTCCTCGCCTTCTACGACGGCAACGGAAACATCATGGGTTACGCCGATGCGTCCGACGGTTCCATTGCCGCAAACTTCGATTATGGCCCATTTGGAGAATCCTTGCGCGAAAGTGGCGATGATGTGGGCAAGCTGGATTTCCGTTTCTCAACCAAAATCAGCGATAGTATAACGGGCATTATACATTACGAGTTGAGGGATTACAACCCAGAGAGTGGTCGCTGGCTCAGTCGCGATCCTATTGAAGAAAACGGAGGACTGAACTTATATGGATTCGTTGGAAATGATGGGACGAACAATGTTGATATTTTGGGCTTATCCATCACGATTAATATAGGATATGATAGTGAAGGGACAAAAGTAAGGTCCAGGCTTGAGAGAATGACTGTAGCGCTTGATGAAGTCCTAAGGAAATGCAAAGAGAACTTCGGATTGGATGTAGAGTATGATATCAATGAAGTTGGGACTGATATCGTCAAGACACCATTACTTAGAGGTTTCGGTAGGGTTGGAAACAGAATCAATGACTATGGTTATGATTTTGTTGGTCAATTCAAAAACAGATATAATATGACAGACTCAGAATACTCACGGTCACGCTACAATGAGGCAATTACTATAATACAAAGGGCAGGAGATGGTGTCCCAGTATTGCTTACTGCGGGAACGATTAGGGTTGCCGATGGTATAGCTGAGGGGGTTGCCTTCGACAATCAATCTATCCTTATAAACCTTGACCCAACAAATGGAACTTTAAACAGATACGTTTTGGCACATGAGTTAGGTCACTATGCAGGCTATGTTCCACCTAGTGAATTTCTTGCTGATGATGGACATCATTACAGCGAGAGTACGAATTTAATGCATGGCCCAGCGGGATCAGAGCCAGATTGTGGTTATTGCATAGCCCTTTGGGCTCTTTCAACAGAAGAAGAATAGATTGTTATATAACTTATTATGAAAAGAACGATCACTTGTTTGCTTATCATCATCGCCCAATACGGATATGCCCACAGTCCTGTTAAATTACAATCAGGGCTTGAAGAAATTAAGCTGAAAAGTTTGGAATACGAAGCATTGCTAAGCTCGCTGGCAACAATTGAATTCCTTTCCTGTATGGCCATACATAAACCAGATACTATTTATCTTGATATGAGCTCAGTTGAAACCATTGAAACACTTGAGAAGGGTGAGAATTTACACTATCTTGTTCAGCTTCGGCTTGGAGATACCATAACCAGGAAAATTGAGATCAAGGGGAAAGAAATTCTCTTATTCTTCACAAGATCTGGCCCGCCAGTCCTTTCTAAGAAGGGGAAAAACGAACCCCGTGTAGTCGTTCGTGTTTTCAATTTTGATGGTAATCTCACTCAGAATAAAATGGATCTCGAAGGCGATATTTTTGATGTAACTCGATATCGAATGACCTATCGAATACTCCAAGATGGTTTTTCACTTATCAGTATGGTTGAGTTTGAGCCTAAAACTGACAGTGATGTCATAAGAGCAGAGCTTGTCGGGAGCGAGAACTAGAGCCGATTGCGTAACAAGTCCAACGGTAGAAACTTAGCGTGCTGCGCCACATGAGCAATGACCTCAACTTCTGGCTTATAGAAGTAGCACTTTGAATGCATGCATGTTCACCCTAATGGACTGCTTACCCCATCAGAGCCCGGTGATACTGATACGAGAGATGCTTGGCTTGAGTCTAGTCCAAATACTCGATTTACTATCCTTGTGCCTTGGGGAGAATATCGTCATTACTGATTAAAATGAAATATAAAAAAATACTAATACTAATACCTTTATTTATTTTTGACTTGTATGTAGATACGAATCATCAACTTTATATTTCTACGTTGAAAGCTGAGTTTGTTGATTTATTCGAGCCAGAAGTTCGAGTTAGTGTGGAGCTAAATAATTCGATCGAAACACCGGTGATGGATTCAATTGTCATCGATTACATAGGTAAGACGGTTGTCATTGAAAGCGAAGAGTTGTCTGCCTATGAGCATCCTGATGTCGCTTCCATCAAAGTCGAAAGGCCTTCGATGGGTTCTTATGATGAAGAAGGAAATGAAACTGCTGAGAGCAAGTCCACGCTTTATGTGAGTATAGAATTCTTCAAGAATTCAATATCTGCGTGGGACCTTAATTCTAAAAAATGTCTTGTGATATTTGCAATATCAGAAGGCACATATCAATATCAGGTGGTGCAAGCCGAAGGCCCATCAGCCATTGAAATACTCTATAAAGTGCGCGGTTCTGATCAGTATTTGGCAAACCGTTCAGCAATAAATGAGTTAACTGAACATTAAGGCGATTGCGTAATATGAAAATCTAGATGTGAAGGTGAAACCCTCATGAGATAATTGAAGCAGGTCGTATTATATGTGGCGCATTTATTCGATAATGCTAACGCAGCTTAATAATTATACATCGTTTCCAATGTCATGAAAACTGTCATCTACTTGCTTATATTAGCCACACAATATGCGTATGCTGATAGTTCTACTCAAAATCAGCGTTCGGTTATTGATATACTTGCACTCATGGAGCCTAACACAAGTATTCGAAATGCTGCAGAAATGTCGCGCATATTCAGCTCTAAAATTCCATTTGATCTGGAATCAAACCATGGTGATGCTGAGGTGTTTGCAGCTTACTCTCAGACATTGCAAGGGAACTTGGTTGTCAGTGAATCAAGTTTCATAAGTTGGTTAATGCAGAAGAAAACTGTGTTCAATGAAAGTGAGAAAGAAAATTATATGCTTTTTGATTTTGCAAAGGCATTCAGGCAAGAGCTGGCATCTTCAAATTTTTCAGACTGGAAGCTAGCAGATATTGGAGACGAAGGAATGATGCCTCTCGTAACCGATCCATCGAAGCCCATGTCATTATATGATAGCCTTTTTCAATTCAGTAGTTTTTCGATGTTGATACCTCTGGCAAACCCTATATCAAAAGAGATTGCCCTTATCTCTTACGACAAGGCAGGTAGTTTGATTAACATGAACATTGCATGTCTTAAAGCGAGAGCTTCAATGCCCTTGAATGACTTGCTTAATGTGAGGAAAATGCGCACTTCTTTGCTGAATGCCTCATCAATCAATCTGGTCAAAGACCCTGGTAAGTCTGATGAATTACATATAGTATTAGGGAATCAGAGGATTAAGGCATTGCTACGCCCAGGAATCTTTCACTCTAAGGAATCATTAATTATTGGAGAAGATTTTGAAACCCTTGAAGACTTTATAGACAGACTTGGCTCACTTGGGATTGTTATGAGCTACAACCCGGACGGATATGTTGAACTTGTCAGCATTATAAACTATTTGTATGAGAATAAGCTAATTGAGAAGTCATCCTCAGACCCATTTGCTAGATAAGTCTGCAGGACTCTTGTGTATGGGGACACAATCCAACCAAAGATAGCAGATCGTTTGCCATCTCTATAGGGTTCTTAAAATTATTTGTTAACTTTCGAGCCAGCTTCTTGAGGCGTGGGATTTATGTCGCCCCATGCCTTTTTATCCATCCGAACGTTGCAAGGTAAGGCCCTCCTCCTCCAATTACCCTGTCCTTTCTAACCGAACTTGAGTCACCGCCGGAATGTGCTGCATTCGCTGCCCAGAGGGCACCCGCTTAAGCACCCCTTCGGGCACGCCTGACGGCGCACCATCTCCGCGCTGTCGCGCTCCGTCACCGTTTTGGTATCAACCGCGGAGCTGCGTGTTCCCGTCACCGTTTTTCCTCAATTCGTGTGAGGCGGCCAACTCTGCTTTGATGCACTTTGGTATTTGATCTCCGGAATGTAATGATCAACGAACAAGCATCAAATGCAAGTGAGCAACGCGACCGGCCTTGAGTCTGTTCAGCAAGTCGAAACCAACTTGCTTGTCTCGTCAGCTGACACTACAGTATTGGCAATAGACTCAGGCCTTGCGGCAACTGTCTTTGTCCTTGTGGCAGTTACCATTGCCCATAAGGCA
The Rubellicoccus peritrichatus DNA segment above includes these coding regions:
- a CDS encoding RHS repeat-associated core domain-containing protein → MPHKTYLQNASAHGPSGEVLTNSASAGTLFVPQTPLVPTYDDDGNLTQDGRWSYSWNAENRLIEQDTLASAVTAGAEDYRVTYQYDYLGRMFERVVYKDDVVESTERFIWDGYNQVAKVDGLGNLLQTYLWGLDLSGTLQDAGGVGGLLSVTDSTGTSDETFLAFYDGNGNIMGYADASDGSIAANFDYGPFGESLRESGDDVGKLDFRFSTKISDSITGIIHYELRDYNPESGRWLSRDPIEENGGLNLYGFVGNDGTNNVDILGLSITINIGYDSEGTKVRSRLERMTVALDEVLRKCKENFGLDVEYDINEVGTDIVKTPLLRGFGRVGNRINDYGYDFVGQFKNRYNMTDSEYSRSRYNEAITIIQRAGDGVPVLLTAGTIRVADGIAEGVAFDNQSILINLDPTNGTLNRYVLAHELGHYAGYVPPSEFLADDGHHYSESTNLMHGPAGSEPDCGYCIALWALSTEEE